Within the Salvia hispanica cultivar TCC Black 2014 chromosome 4, UniMelb_Shisp_WGS_1.0, whole genome shotgun sequence genome, the region cggaatgaagtaataaactaacagaatgaagtaatagcatgaataaatgaagtaataaactaacggaatgaagtaatagcacgactgaatgaagtaataagttcataacatacatatttagttcattatgtagtgaatatagttcattatttactccagcaagtttttatcgaataaaataaaataaaattaaaaaaataaaaataaattaaaaaaattaaaaaattaaaaaaatttaaaaaaaatctaaaaaaaaaacgtttttatttaataaaatattaaattaattgtaaattaatcataaccataagattaagaaaattgagtggctctaatttggtctctaattcggtctttaagggtggatttgtggttaataggactcataatacctaaaatatcaaataaacacacaaaaaatacaaaacaacAATACAACAATATTCATATCGTTGATTGATGGGTAAGAGTGATGCCAAgtgtagtactattttgtaaataatcaTCAAACGAGACGGACTAATTTATGTTgacaattctttttttaaaaaaaagttctaaaatttagcatttttattaaaaaaatgagttgtaaaattgaatttctttttccctttGTTGGCTAAACAAATGTTGAATGGAATTTCCAATACCAATTGATCTTATAGTGACTTTTTTGTTCAGAACTGAACAATCAATAAATCATTCATTGTTACATCAAATTTGTTATACAGTTGAATTTCTATCAtgtgaaatgatattttatttgtataagctcttttggagaaaaataacaaacttgTGATTTGAGTCAAAATTGGATTTAAGTCATAATTGTATATTCAAAGGCAGCATCACAGTTTAAACACTTTAGAAAATAGAGTTCACAAATTTAACACggtttaaatctaaaaatcaattaatgtttCAATCCACtcaaattcaatattaattcaGTTAAGTTAGatttatcaatatattaaattatataaaaaaataatattgaattgtAATCTGCTTCTTGTTAGAACCGTTTAAGCACCTTTTATTTCTCGGACTTGGATCCTCTGTTGTGGCAAAATACACAGCAGAGGATATTGTGCAAATCATATCCCTccattgatttttattaagttagattattttcttttatgcaTAAATGAGTGGCTTTGATCTACACAATATTCTTTGTTGTCCATTTTGCCACGGCAGAGGATTCATGTCCTTATCTCTCTCTATGCCCACACGCATTGATAGTCACCAATGTTCCACTTAAAATATCGAAATTAAAGATTTAAATTAGTATgatatatacaaatttgaCTTTAAATTTAACAAGTTAATTGATGATAATATTTATttgcaaaatcaaaacttagttaagaaagaaaaacaataaataaaacaacaacaaatgaaaaaaaaatgtataggGATGGATGACCGGAGAGAAAATGCTGCTACggtattaaattaaactattaatagtgttatatagatatagagaaaaaagatcTCCATTTTAGACTCACACTTTGAATCATACTTCTCGTTGAATCCATTAGATCGACCAATCTAAATATCTAATCTAGCCACAAAAGGATTATTAATACGACACCTAATATTGATTCATGCGAAAAATCTACACTAGAAAATCAACGTAATCCAATAAAGGTTATgatattatcaattaattttgaagtttgaaaaaaaaaaattatacccCAAATTGGAGTTGGTAGTCGAAATTACTTGTAATGCTGATTCCTGGTTAAAAAACCTATCATAGAAAGTTAACATATGTATTAAAGGGTTTatgattttatcaattaaagtttttgaaaaaaaaaatagaaatgacatGATCAAATGTACAAAAATTTAGAGACTTAATACCACCATCAAACTGGGTTGATAGTTGAAATCCAGATTTTGGGTACATTGGGCCAACCCCAAATACAAGCCCAAGCAACCATTActctttattttgtaaaatgtgAAAGTTTAGACTTTAGATGGCCTTTACTTTTTCAGAACTTTTTCAATAATCGTACATgaactttatttttctgagcattataatagtataatttatgtagGTATTTATGTTTACTTAAAAGTTACACTATAAATCAACCTCCATTTTGTTAGTTataataaggaaaataaaaaccaaataaaattatttaattgtattacatttttcatatataggTCTCTGGGATTCTTCAACGCTCAGAGAGCTCTGATttccacaaaattaattgCTTTGGAAATTCGTATGCGATATTAGAGGACTACTCTTTTTCACattgttttatatttccaCACTCATTTTCagtcaaaaatattttccatattcTTCAGTGAAAACATTTCACTCTTCTGAATCTTTCCTTTTCATTGAGCATCAAATCATACTTAGCTAATATTCAATTTCGGTAGAATTACTATTTCCATGGGTGATACTACACGTcgtatgtataaatatataatttagttatcatatactacctccgtcccataacAGGAGTCCACGTTTGACTCggtacgaattttaagaaatataaaacaagtgagttgaaaaaattagtggagtaAGGATTCCACTTTTACTTATTAGTTTTATTGCCTCCTAGTCTCCtattatttcaagttttttctcattaataagatgaatttcatttttcagtgACAACacttcaattatatttttcttttcatctttattttagtacttattttgcattaaaattgcATAGTTCACAgctaaaactaatttttatggTTGGAGGTAATATAGAATTTAACCGTATTTGCAACCGTTGAACTATTATTGATTGAATTTGGACCAGCACGGATTTCACTTTGTGTGAAGAAGTAacgttaattttttatgaacaaaaGTATATATTTCTTATCAAAGAAATTTCAAAGTAGATTTCCAAATCCACTTCCATCGTTGAAGCATGAAAGATATTTCTCCAAAAGGACTGAACAACATTCACAagtcataattcaatttagtGGAATCTACAAGTACATGACAAAAAATACTATCAAGCTGTCATGGAAGGCTTGTTGGTTGATTGATTTCTGTCGTCCAAAATTAAGAGTTGGAATTCTACTaacattatttaacttattataaatcatgtaaataaatactaatatttagaATGTGAACGGTACCACATCAAACTTACAAGTTGAGATGAAATCAACTTACCAAGATTTCGTTGATCTCCACTTCACGTATCGACTATGCTTCAATAAAAGAGTTCATACATAGCTCCcgtaaaaatctaaaatagtAACAAGCATACCAATGTTCGAGCTAGATGTGCATCAATAGATGATGAAGCATGTCCGATTATGTTCAGATATCAACACTGAGTTGCCGATATTGAGCCAAATGTACGGTTAGGAGTGACAAGGCATGTGTGATCTTGTTCCGATATTAGCAAATGTGAATAAATATtgctccatccgttccatagtagtagagtcatttcccattttagtaaaagtcaacacatttcttctcttctactttactttctcttacttaatTCTCACTTCATCTTTCtccctttttcatttccaacTTTTTTGGACTAGAAAATACCCAGCTTGCCCTAACCGTTTGCGGACCAAGACAACACGCATTTTGAACaagagaaaagagaagaaatatcTGCCTTGCTTAATCTTAAGCAAATTGACATGACCGGCATTCTATATAAATCTACCAAGGTTCCAACCATAAACCATTCACAAAATAACCAGAAACAATGGATCTCACATGCAAGTATAACTCTTTGCACTTCCTCATATTTCTAGCCTTTGCCTCACAATATTCACACGGACGCAGCAGCAGAAGCAAGCACCGGTGCCTCAACGATCAGGCAGCATCACTGGTGCAGCTGCAGAAGGATGTCCTCAGCCCCAACTCCTCCACTGTCACATTTGATGATAACTCATCAATGAAGGTGGCAAAATGGGACAACGAAGGACTGCTGCTCGTGGGATGGCGTCACATGCGACCACTCTGGCTTTGTCGTTGGCCTCAACCTCAGCTACAGCAGTCTCTCAGCTGGAGACATCGATGCCATATTCAATCTTCGCCACCTCCAGCGTCTCAATCTGGCTGGCAACAACTTCCAGCTTACTCCAATTCCTTCAGGTTTAGAGAGGCTCTCGAACTTAACTCACCTGAATCTCTCCTTTTCCTGCTTCTCTGATCAAGTTCCAGCCGGGATTTCCAGTTTAGTGAGGCTTGAATCCCTTGATCTCTCCACGGTCTTCTTCTGTGAGCTGCCCCCGACTTTCAATGATCCGGACTACAACCGCATATTTGCTTTTGAGGAGAAACATAGGCTGAGGCTCGATAAACCAAATCTTGAGTCATTTGTTAGAAACCTGAGAGCATTGACAGAGCTCAACCTTGATTATGTTGATCTTTCAGCTCAAGGCTCGAGCTGGTCTCAAGCGCTGTCTGTGCTTCCTAATCTCAAATTCTTGAGTTTGTCAACCTGCAAGCTCAAGGGCCCCATCCACACctattttcaaaatctcaaGTTTTTAAACACTCTCAAGCTTCACAGAAACAATCTCTCCTCTGAGGTGCCCCATTTTTTAGTCAGTTTTCGGGATTTGCGAGTGTTGGATCTCGATCAACCCAACTTTATGGGAACTTTTCTCCAAATGTTTTCTTGCTACCAAGATTAGAAAGCATTGATGTGAGCAGAAATCCATCCCTGGCAGGCGAACTGCCTGAGTTTCCTTTGAAGAGTTTATTGAGATGGGTTTCCCTCTACGAGACGAGCTTCCGTGGAAAATTGCCAGATTCATTTGGCAATTTGGAGTCTGACAAATTTGCTCCTCTACACCTGCAACTTTTCCGGTCTGATCCCACCATCATTCGCAAACCTCACCAGTGCAACTGAAGTAGACATAAGCTATAATAGCATAGAGGGCTCAATCCCGAGTTTCAGGCCGAGCAGTCTCCCAAAACTTCAAGACCAACATTTATCTTTCAATCGCCTCACAGGCCCCATAGATCCTCATCTTTTCACTCTTCCATCCCTGAAAGTTCTGTACTTGAACGATAACCGTTTTAGTGGAGAACTCAGGGAATTTTCATCCTCCTCTTCAGTACTGGAGAAGGTGTATCTAAATGGGAACAATCTGAGTGGTGAAATACCAACGTCAATGAGTGAGATAACAAGTCTCACTTATCTTTCACTTGCCAGTAACAGATTCACCGGCTCCGTGAAGCTGGAGGCTTTCAAGCATCTCAGCAACTTAACAAGCCTCGACCTGTCATTCAATAGCTTAAACATCAAAAACGATGATCCAGATTTGATGTTTCCAAGCCTGGATGAACTAAAGTTGAGCAGATGCAACTTGACAGAGTTCCCAACTTTCCTCAAGAAACAAGAACAGCTGAGGACTCTGAATCTTTCAAACAACCGAATCCAAGGGCATATTCCTGACTGGTTGTGGACTGGCTATCTAAATGAGCTGGATCTTTCAGACAACGAGGTTGACTTTCCGAGGGAATCTAGTCAAGTAAACACCACATTTTCTCTATCATTAGGTATACTGGCGATGCGATCCTGCTCTGTTTTCAAGTTTCCAAAGTTTCTGCAGCTGCTAGACTGCCTATGGTACCTCGACCTATCCggaaacaaaataaagggACAAGTACCCAACTGGATTTGGAAGAGCACACTTCAATACGTCCTCCTTTCACGTAACAGTCTTGAATCTATAGAAGAGTTCCTACCCAATGTCTCCTTGACTTCATTGACGACCCTTGATCTTCGAAGCAATCTGCTTCAGGGATCACTTCCGAGTGGGATCTGCAATATGAGCAGCCTCTCCATTCTTGATGCTTCTCAAAATCAGCTAAGTGGATTGATCCCCGAATGTCTAGGCTTGATGTCCAACCTAACTGTCTTAAACCTGCAGGGGAACAAATACCGGCAAATCCCACCGGAGTTTGCATTAGCCAGCAGCCTGAGGTCTCTGAATATCAACAACAATCTCTCTTGGAAGGGAAACTTCCACGGTCATTAGAAAACTGCAAAATGCTCGAGGTGTTGGATCTTGGGAAAAACATGATCACAGATGTGTTTCCCTCCTGGCTAGAGAAGCTTCCCAACTTGAGAGTTCTGGTCTTGAGGAACAACAATCTCCACGGTCAAATACAACTTCCAAGGAGAAACTTCTCTCTCCCAAAACTGGGGATAATCAACCTATCTTCCAACCAGTTCACTGGAGATTTGCCAGGAGAATTCCTCAGCAGCCTCGATGAGATGCTGATGAACACAGAAATCAAGTCTGCAAACCTGAAAACGATAGGGCAATATGAGTACTATCAAGATTCAGTGACAATCATGAGTAAAGGAAATGAGATGGTGCGGATACTGACCATTTTCGTATCTCTTGATTTGTCCAACAACAGGTTCCATGGCAAGATCCCCGGTGAGATTGGGAACCTGAAATCACTGGTTGTCCTCAACTTGTCAAGAAATGGTTTTGATGGAAGAATCCCTTTATCGCTTGGGGACTTGGTCGAGCTTGAATCCTTAGACCTCTCAACCAATAAACTCTCTGGAGTAATTCCTCAGCAGCTTATCAGCCTAActttcctttcctttcttAATGTATCGAACAACAATTTGACAGGGCTTATACCAAAAGGATACCAGTTCAATGCCTACACAAATCACTCCTATCTTGGGAACCCTGGATTGGGAGAGCCACTGTCAAGAAGTTGTTCGGGGCCTACTGGATCTACACTGCAACCTCCATCACAGGGTGACGACTCAAGCAAAGAGAACTTATTCGATTGGAGATTTGCTGGATCAGGTTATGCAAGTGGAATAGTTGCTGGAGTTGCAATGGGTTATGCATTTTTACCAGATTTCCAATATCATGAAGGCCGTTTGCAACTCAAAAAGAAGATCAGAAGATGAGGAAGACCATCA harbors:
- the LOC125220551 gene encoding receptor-like protein 7 is translated as MDLTCKYNSLHFLIFLAFASQYSHGRSSRSKHRWQNGTTKDCCSWDGVTCDHSGFVVGLNLSYSSLSAGDIDAIFNLRHLQRLNLAGNNFQLTPIPSGLERLSNLTHLNLSFSCFSDQVPAGISSLVRLESLDLSTVFFCELPPTFNDPDYNRIFAFEEKHRLRLDKPNLESFVRNLRALTELNLDYVDLSAQGSSWSQALSVLPNLKFLSLSTCKLKGPIHTYFQNLKFLNTLKLHRNNLSSEIHLAIWSLTNLLLYTCNFSGLIPPSFANLTSATEVDISYNSIEGSIPSFRPSSLPKLQDQHLSFNRLTGPIDPHLFTLPSLKVLYLNDNRFSGELREFSSSSSVLEKVYLNGNNLSGEIPTSMSEITSLTYLSLASNRFTGSVKLEAFKHLSNLTSLDLSFNSLNIKNDDPDLMFPSLDELKLSRCNLTEFPTFLKKQEQLRTLNLSNNRIQGHIPDWLWTGYLNELDLSDNEVDFPRESSQVNTTFSLSLGILAMRSCSVFKFPKFLQLLDCLWYLDLSGNKIKGQQSASGITSEWDLQYEQPLHS
- the LOC125219071 gene encoding receptor-like protein 33 is translated as MSRLDVQPNCLKPAGEQIPANPTGVCISQQPEVSEYQQQSLLEGKLPRSLENCKMLEVLDLGKNMITDVFPSWLEKLPNLRVLVLRNNNLHGQIQLPRRNFSLPKLGIINLSSNQFTGDLPGEFLSSLDEMLMNTEIKSANLKTIGQYEYYQDSVTIMSKGNEMVRILTIFVSLDLSNNRFHGKIPGEIGNLKSLVVLNLSRNGFDGRIPLSLGDLVELESLDLSTNKLSGVIPQQLISLTFLSFLNVSNNNLTGLIPKGYQFNAYTNHSYLGNPGLGEPLSRSCSGPTGSTLQPPSQGDDSSKENLFDWRFAGSGYASGIVAGVAMGYAFLPDFQYHEGRLQLKKKIRR